Proteins from one Mycteria americana isolate JAX WOST 10 ecotype Jacksonville Zoo and Gardens chromosome 1, USCA_MyAme_1.0, whole genome shotgun sequence genomic window:
- the HSP90B1 gene encoding LOW QUALITY PROTEIN: endoplasmin (The sequence of the model RefSeq protein was modified relative to this genomic sequence to represent the inferred CDS: inserted 1 base in 1 codon; deleted 3 bases in 2 codons), translating to MPVKSLRGNHWPSXPSARPIGAGHAPSAGNRTWKATIGGDSCRPLPPAFPLAVYLAWYAPIGPWRSGSPYPPAPRVDKAEGEGRGRSSGLSSGAAGAAAGGGLGSAGQGCLGPFSSATAAHVAMRSVWGLALACTLLLAVSVRADEVDVDGTVEDDLGKSREGSRTDDEVVQREEEAIQLDGLNASQIKEMREKSEKFAFQAEVNRMMKLIINSLYKNKEIFLRELISNASDALDKIRLISLTDENALAGNEELTVKIKCDKEKNMLHVTDTGIGMTKEELVKNLGTIAKSGTSEFLNKMTEMQDDSQSTSELIGQFGVGFYSAFLVADRVIVTSKHNNDTQHIWESDSNEFSVIDDPRGNTLGRGTTITLVLKEEASDYLELDTVKNLVKKYSQFINFPIYVWSSKTETVEEPIEEEEAKEKEEADDDEAAVEEEEEEKKPKTKKVEKTVWDWELMNDIKPIWQRPSKEVEEDEYKAFYKTFSKEHDDPMAYIHFTAEGEVTFKSILFVPNSAPRGLFDEYGSKKSDFIKLYVRRVFITDDFHDMMPKYLNFVKGVVDSDDLPLNVSRETLQQHKLLKVIRKKLVRKTLDMIKKIAEEKYNDTFWKEFGTNVKLGVIEDHSNRTRLAKLLRFQSSHHESNLTSLDQYVERMKEKQDKIYFMAGASRKEAESSPFVERLLKKGYEVIYLTEPVDEYCIQALPEFDGKRFQNVAKEGVKFEESEKSKESREALEKEFEPLLNWMKDKALKDKIEKAVLSQRLTQSPCALVASQYGWSGNMERIMKAQAYQTGKDISTNYYASQKKTFEINPRHPLIKDMLRRVKENEDDKTVSDLAVVLFETATLRSGYMLPDTKEYGDRIERMLRLSLNIDLDAKVEEEPEEPEDAAEEAEQDEEEVDADAEDSETQKESTDVKDEL from the exons ATGCCGGTTAAATCCCTCCGCGGCAACCATTGGCCAA GCCCCTCCGCCCGGCCAATCGGCGCCGGCCACGCTCCGTCCGCAGGAAACCGCACATGGAAAGCCACGATTGGCGGCGATAGCTGCAGGCCCCTCCCT CCAGCCTTCCCATTGGCTGTATATTTGGCGTGGTACGCTCCGATTGGCCCGTGGCGGAGCGGCTCCCCCtacccccccgcgccccgggttGATAAGGCGGAGGGGGAGGGCCGCGGCCGCTCCAGCGGGCTCagcagcggcgcg gcgggcgctgcggccGGTGGCGGGCTCGGGAGCGCGGGGCAGGGGTGCCTAGGGCCGTTCTCTTCTGCGACCGCAGCCCACGTCGCCATGAGGTCGGTGTGGGGGCTCGCTCTGGCGTGCACGCTGCTCCTGGCCG TATCCGTTAGAGCTGATGAGGTGGATGTGGATGGGACCGTTGAAGATGACTTGGGTAAAAGCAGAGAAGGGTCTCGAACAGATGATGAAGTTGTTCAGAG agaggaagaagctATCCAGCTAGATGGCCTAAATGCATCCCAGAtcaaagaaatgagagaaaaatctgagAAGTTTGCATTTCAAGCAGAAGTGAACAGAATGATGAAACTTATTATCaattctttatataaaaataaagag ATTTTCCTGAGGGAACTTATTTCAAATGCTTCGGATGCTTTAGATAAGATACGGTTAATATCCTTAACTGATGAAAATGCTCTTGCTGGTAATGAAGAACTTACGGTCAAAATCAAG tgtgataAAGAGAAGAACATGCTTCATGTTACAGATACTGGTATTGGCATGACAAAAGAGGAGTTAGTTAAAAACCTGGGTACCATTGCAAAATCTGGTACAAGTGAATTCTTAAACAAGATGACTGAAATGCAGGATGATAGCCAGTCAACATCCGAGTTAATTGGCCAGTTTGGTGTTggcttttattctgctttcttagTAGCAGACAGAGTTATTGTCACATCAAAACACAACAATGATACTCAGCATATTTGGGAGTCAGATTCAAATGAATTCTCTGTGATTGATGACCCAAGAGGAAACACTTTAGGACGTGGCACAACCATAAC cCTTGTCTTGAAGGAGGAAGCATCTGATTATCTTGAGCTGGATACTGTTAAAAATCTAGTAAAGAAATACTCACAGTTCATAAACTTCCCTATATATGTGTGGAGCAGCAAG ACAGAGACTGTTGAAGAACCCAttgaagaggaggaagcaaaggagaaagaagaagcaGATGATGATGAAGCTGCAgttgaagaagaggaggaagaaaagaaaccaaaaactaAGAAA GTTGAAAAGACTGTCTGGGATTGGGAGCTCATGAATGACATAAAACCAATCTGGCAGAGACCATCTAAAGAAGTTGAAGAAGATGAATACAAAGCTTTTTACAAAACCTTTTCCAAG GAACATGATGACCCAATGGCTTACATCCACTTCACTGCTGAAGGGGAAGTAACTTTCAAATCCATCTTGTTTGTTCCCAATTCTGCTCCACGTGGCCTGTTTGATGAATATGGATCCAAAAAAAGTGATTTCATTAAG TTGTATGTTCGAAGAGTGTTCATCACTGATGACTTTCATGACATGATGCCCAAATATCTTAACTTCGTTAAGGGTGTT GTGGATTCTGATGATCTTCCTTTGAATGTATCTCGTGAAACACTTCAGCAGCATAAATTGTTAAAG GTGATCAGAAAGAAACTTGTTCGCAAAACTCTTGATATGATCAAgaaaattgcagaagaaaaatacaatgacACATTCTGGAAAGAGTTTGGTACTAATGTAAAGCTTGGAGTTATTGAGGATCACTCCAATCGTACACGACTGGCTAAACTTCTTCGCTTCCAGTCTTCTCATCATGAGAGTAACCTTACAAGCCTTGACCAGTATGTGGAAAGGATGAAAGAGAAGCAagacaaaatttatttcatgGCAGGTGCCAGCAGAAAGGAG GCTGAGTCCTCACCGTTTGTTGAGCGCCTTCTGAAAAAGGGCTATGAAGTGATATATCTGACTGAACCTGTAGATGAATACTGTAttcaggctctgccagagtttgATGGCAAGAGGTTTCAGAATGTAGCGAAAGAAGGAGTTAAGTTTGAAGAAAGTGAGAAGTCTAAGGAGAGTCGGGAAGCCTTGGAAAAGGAATTTGAACCACTCTTAAATTGGATGAAAGACAAAGCTCTAAAAGACAAG attGAAAAAGCTGTGCTATCTCAACGTTTAACCCAATCTCCATGTGCTCTTGTGGCTAGTCAGTATGGGTGGTCTGGTAACATGGAAAGAATCATGAAGGCTCAAGCTTACCAAACTGGGAAGGATATATCTACAAA TTACTATGCTAGCCAAAAGAAGACATTTGAAATTAACCCCAGGCATCCACTGATCAAGGACATGCTGAGGCGAGTCAAG GAAAATGAAGATGACAAAACAGTTTCAGATCTTGCAGTGGTGTTGTTTGAAACTGCAACTTTGAGATCAGGATATATGTTACCAGACACTAAGGAATATGGAGACAGAATAGAAAGGATGCTTCGTTTAAGTTTAAACATTGACCTGGATGCAAAG GTGGAGGAGGAACCTGAAGAGCCTGAAGATGCAGCTGAGGAGGCAGAACAAGATGAAGAGGAGGTGGATGCTGATGCTGAAGACAGTGAAACACAGAAG GAATCCACAGACGTGAAAGATGAACTGTAA
- the UQCC6 gene encoding ubiquinol-cytochrome c reductase complex assembly factor 6, which produces MPAGVPWPTYLKTLAASMLAMFAGAEVVHRYYRPDLSIPEIPPKPGELKTELLGLKARSSKVQTSQQ; this is translated from the exons ATGCCCGCCGGCGTGCCTTGGCCCACCTACCTGAAGACGCTGGCGGCCAGCATGCTGGCCATGTTCGCCGGCGCCGAGGTCGTGCACAGGTACTACAGGCCTGACCTT AGTATACCTGAAATACCTCCTAAGCCTGGAGAACTGAAAACAGAACTGTTGGGTCTAAAAGCAAGATCAAGCAAAGTTCAAACTTCGCAACAGTGA